TGCACGATCATAGCCTTTTTCTACAAGAACAGAACTAATAAATGGTGAATTTGGATAATTAAGATAGCAATTAGCTACCAGGATAAGGTTGGTATTGGCTCGTATAGCAGCACGAAAGAGGATTTCTTTTATCATTTTCGGGCAAGCATCAGCATCAACCCAGATCGTCATTTGGTATCCTAAAGTTTTCAAATCAATGGTTTAAGGGTATAGTAAAAACATTATCCTTTTAAACCCCCATTAGGGAAAGGATTATTTTAGGATGTTAGGGAAGTGTCGTAATGAAGCAGTTAATAAGTATAATAAAAGGGCAAATTCAACAGCTCCCCATTCCCGACTTGAAACCTTTGTTGTTAAGTCACTTTAAAGAAGATGCTCATGATTTAACAGAACTTTTTTGTCAAAAAATCCCGCCTCAGAAAAATCAATTGCCGCTTAATAGTCCTGTCCCCTTTAGATTACCCACTTCGTTATCTGTTCTTGCAATTGTTTTGCCTTATGTTCCTAATCCGCTGCACCAAGAGTTATTAGAGCAGTTGTCGACCGTATTAGATTCAATAAGAGAGACCGAAACCATTGTTGATAATCAATTGGCAGAGAGATGTACGGAGCAATTGAATTATTATAGTGATGCAAAACCTGTCATTATCGCGTTGAAAGAACGAGGAGCCAGGGATTTAATTCAGATATTGGAACAAGCCGATGAACGCAATTTGTTAGCTTTTTCTTACCTGGCTAAAGACACCGATTTAAATGTTTTAATTGAAACCTTTTTAGTTAAAAACACACATGACTTGGACTTGGTCAATAGAAACCATTTGGTTCAATTTTTGCGTCAACCTGATTTGGCAGGATGGTTAACCCGTTTTCTTGATTCATTAATCAGTGAATCTATCAATGCTCTCTCAATTCGATTGTTGTTGACTTTGACTCCATCTGTGAAGGCAATTGATAGATTAAATGAGGCTAGAGCCTGTCTTGCCCAGTATCCCTTTTCAATACATTTACAAGCCATGCGGGCTGTATTTGATTTTTATCAGTATGAATTAAAAAGAGATTTATTTTCTCCTGAAAGCCATTTAGTCATGCTGCTCCTGCATGATTTATTAAAGAATTCGGAATTAGACAAACAAAAGGAGTTTTTTCAGGAATTAAGTCAGGAAACAGTGCTTTTGATCATTGATTATTGTTTAGCGGAATATAACAAAACGACTGGGGAAGAGAAGCAGCACTGTAAAAACTTGCTTACCAAGCTATGTTCTGTGTTTTCAGATTTAAACCAGGACTTCTTGGTTAAAATAAGAGCTAAGATTAACCAGTTGGATCCCTGTCTTTTTGATACTGCTCAGTTATATCAATTGGCATCCGATCTGATGGCTAAATCATGCAATTCAGGAAAGGAGCCGTTAGCCAGTTCTCCAATCGCTTTATTGTTATCCATGCCGCAATTTGTTGAGGTTTGTACACCTAAGGTTTTAAAACAATTAATTGAAAGATATGGCTTGTATACCTTAACGTTGAATCAGATGGACTATAGGAAAGACCTGTGTTTTAAAGAGCATGCTCCGTACTTTGATGAAATCAATGAGCATATGGCTCAGATTGAGCGTAATCTGCTTACTCATCCGGAAACGCAATCATTTTGGCTGGATAAAAAATACAGCTTATTACAGTTTAGAGTCGAGAGCAGTATAAGCGCTTTGCTCCATCAAATGGAATGCTTACTGGAGGCGAACAAAGAAGGAAATGAGGTAAAGAATAACGGATTAGATGCGTTATATCATTATTACATCTTAAATTATCCTAACTTACGTTCCGATTTATCCCTTAAAGCGATAAATCATGTTTATTCCCGGTTTTTTATTAAGGGGAATACTGAAGCCCAAGCCAAGGATGGGTTACTTCACTGGTTAAAACAAGATTTTCATTTAATTGATAAATTACCCAAAAGATTAGACAGGAAAAAAGAAATTTTTTTATATAACTCTGCTGGGAAGAAGATTGGACTTCTGAATGAGTCTAATGTTGCAATGACTTTTGTGAATGAAGAAATCGTATTATTAACCCGAACAGGCTCTCTGGATATCAATGAGCCTTTGTATGATCAAGAGGGTTTGATTCTAGGGTATTTGACTCAAGAGAGTTACCTAAGAAGCGAGAGTGAAATAAATAAAAATGCTGCGGCATGGGTCTTGGGTGGTTTGTCCAAAAGTGATTTGGAAAATTCCTCTTTTGGATTGCAGTTGTTGTTCCGCAAGGTATTATTCGAAAACTCGATAGGGGTTTTATATCAATGTGACCCCATTTGTTCTGATGCCAATAAACGTATATGGTTGAATAATAAATTATTAAAAGAAATACAAGAGGCTCCAGGAGAAATCCCTGCGAGTGTTTTATATCCATTACTTGATCATATTGATGATGAAACCGTATTTGAATTATTAGGATCCATAAGAAATAAAACCAATGCACTTGAGCTTTTTCATTATATTTTAAATCGAGATTCAAAGCGTTCTATTTTGCTGAATGGCTTATATGAGTCTGATTTTCAGAGATTTTTGGAGCATCAAGGTGCTGATATTTGTTTGGCAGATTATTTGGTTAATTACTATGATAAATCCTGGTTTTCAGAAGGTTTACTACGGTTTGCTTACTATGGTAAAAAATATAAAAAACCAGACCTTCTAAGTAATGCCTTGACTTTTATTACTAAAGAAGTTTCTCAGGATAAGAAGCAAGAGAAAATCTGTAATGCGGTTCTGGATCGTTTAATAACTTCTGAAGCTTGCGCTGCATTAGTGTTAAAGGAGTTTCTTGGTGATAGGACTCATAACTCAGTCCAGAGGGTAAGTAATCCAGAAATTGGCAAAGTAAGCCAGTTTTTTAATAAGCAGCATATAGTCTCCCTTTTTGCCCAGTTAAATAAAACGTCTTATTGGGAGCAAAATGCGCAGTATAAATTGGCATTGCATATTTTGGCTAATCAACATAGCCGCCTTTTTTCTGAAAATGATTTTAATCCCGGTTCTACTCAGGCCTGGCAAGGCAAGGAGTTAAAAGAATTAGCCTGTTTTGTAAGCAGGCATTTAAGCAAGAAACGTCCTTTTGATAATAAGCATGATATTGGGCATCGTGTTTTAGGTGAGCTCATCTTTAGATGCGCCAATTTGGGGATAACGTCACTATTTTATACGCGAAGAACGTTGAATCGCGCAATAACCCGATTGTCATTCACAGAACCTTTTTTAGTCAGGATGGTGGATAAATTATGGATGCCTAAAGGAGTCAGAGAACTTTATGGAAAGTCTTTGTTTTTTAAGGGTTCCTGGTTTGATGATCCGGTTTTTTTACAAAAGGAATTAAAGGATCATCATGCCCTGCTGGACTGGAGCCATTTTATTAAGCAAACCTGGAATAAAAGGGATAAACAGAAGAGGTCACCTGTCCTATGTGCTTATTTGCTAAGTTATACCGGTCAGAAGAACGAATTGTACCGGTTACTACAGGATTATTTTAATTCCTTTCAAGGAGTGCCAGATTATATTAGGCCAGTCAGTCAATTATTGAGGCTTTTTCCTCAACGCGATGTGTCCGCAGTGATATACGATGTGTTGGAGGCTGAAATGATAAAAAAACCGCAGTTATTAGATCGGCAGATTTTAAGTGACATGGCGTTTTATTATGGAAAACAGTTGACCAGGAAGGATACTAGTTTCCCACAGACTGAAATTAATTTATTAATGTATTGGGGCCAGAATAAATATTATTCTGTAGTAAAAAGAGGGTGTGAACTATTAACCAGGGATTGTGAGGATAAAGGAGTAAAGCAACGACTGGTTAGTGCTGCCAAAGAAGCGGAAGTGGAACAGGATTTGAGCTCCAGTGTGCAAACATTTTATTTTGGGTTGATTAAATTTTTTAAAAGATTATGGCATTATGGTTTTAATGCGGAAAACAACTCTTCAAAAATTATAAAGTTTTGTGATGATCCAACCCCAGGCCCTACCCGCAAACAAGTGGTAGATTTCATCAATGCACCTGTTACAGAAAACCAGACAAATTCCCGGTATTTAGGTTTTTCTGAAAAACGCAAGCAGTTAATCAATCTTTTAGCTACTATTAAACGTAGTCCGGCACACTTCTCACAAGTAGTACATTATTTAGATCGGGCTCAAACATTCTTTGGGGAGCAATCCAAACAGTCGGCACATTATGACAAACCTGCTACATCAAGTGCAGTTGACTGTTCTAATTGATTTCAGTACATCACTCTATAATTCTTGTCTTTATTTTTGTAGGTCATATATTCTTGGCCAAGCATTAATGCATGGCTCCATACAAATTAATTTATAGATAACTACTCAAAAAAATAATTCTACTGATAAGCACTTTCTAAAATTGTTTGACATGTTAAAATGTCAAACAATTCAAAATTTTATAGTTAAATTATTTTTTGTATAAAATTATGATTTGCAAGGGATTATTTAGTTTTTCCATTTTAATAAGTAACTAATTCCTTAAATATGGACCTATTTATTATTTTATTTGCGAAATTTAATATATGAAACGGACTTTACCAAAAATTTTATTTTTGCTACTTTCTCTTACTGGTAATCCCATCTTTGCAGCAGGTTTATTGTTTAATGTTTTGGCTACTGGTTCCGTATTAACTATTAACACAACCATTCCAAATCACACCTATCCTAATGCTGGTATTTCTGTTAGGACACCAGGATATCAACTCACCGGACTTGGAAGAGATTGTCAGTTAAATACCAATGGTTATTGTTTATTTACCGTAAGTGATAGGCAAACCGCTCAAATATCTATATCAGGACCATCAGGAACTGTACAAGTTGTTCTGTGTTTAAATGGGGCTGGGGCTTTGTCTTGTCAGAATTATTATGTTCATATAGATAATTTTCTTTTTACTGTGGGCACTTATGAAAGTGGAGGAATTATTAGTCCGATTTTCTATCGCTCTACTGATTTTGGAGCCACATGGCAAGGTCCTCTCTTTTTAACTGTTCCGGCTGGGGCAACAAATAATAAAGCGAATTCTATTTCTTGCTCAAAGTCAGGACTTGTTTGTTCCACCGTAGGCAATATCTTTATTGGAGGAACAAATCAATCCTTTGCTTGGTCAACGAGTGACGGTGGAATTAATTGGCTACCATCTGTGATCCCCTTATCAACTGCCAATGAAATATTGATTGGTGTTTCGTGTTCAAGTGATGGGGTAAAATGTGCAGCTGTTGGACAATCCCTCACTACAGGACGTCCTATCGCTTATTTTTCTAAAAACTCAGGTAGAACATGGCTCGCTTCAACAGTTCCTGCAGGTGCAACAGGTAGTATGCAAGGCGTTTCGTGCTCAAGTTCATTAAGTACTTGCACTGCTGTGGGTTTGTCATTTGTTCCTCTCTCAGCAGTAGCTTATTATAGCCTAGATGAGGGGCAAACCTGGTTTACCTCATCAGGCATTGATCCAATTGAACAGGCGGTTTTATTTCGTGTTTCTTGTTCTACTTCAGGAAAAAACTGTGCGTCTGTTGGTAAAACCCTTGATGATTTGAACTTAATTGCTTACACATCAGAAAACTCAGGAGTAACTTGGACCAAATCAGCACCATTTCAGTTACCTACGAATTCGCTCCCTACTGTCGAATTAGTCGGCCTCGGATGTTCTGATTCAGGAACTCAGTGTACTGCAGTTGGTTCTGCTTCCAGTGCTACAGTTGATTTTGCTCTCAGTTATTCGACGAAAAATGGAGGAAGAACGTGGAGTAGCCCAACACTTGTCCCACCTCCTAATCCACCAGGAACATCGATTGGATTCAATGGTTTGTTTTGTTATCCTTCAGGCGTCTTGTGTTTTGCAGTTGGTCGAGCAGATTTAGCCAATCCCCGCCAACCAATTGTTTTTGAGACAGCTAATGGTGGTTCTAATTGGGAAGAGGGTAGCCCTTTAAGTGGAGATGCGGGCAGATACAATTTATTTAGTGCAAGCGGTAGTCACTGATTTTAAATCAGACTCTTAATGAGAACATACTTAAAAAGCGAGTGCACTTTTGTTCACATATTTTGCAGAAAAGGGAATTACTCTATCCCACGGGATTAAAATAGTTGAAGTAAGGAGCTGGGGGAGATGATGTCTTTTGTACATAAAATAGGCAGAAAAATTATACTATTGTTAGTATGTGGAATAAGCATATCAACAAATTTAGCATCAGCGTTGCCTCAACCCAAAGGCCACTTATCAATAGATTCTTCTCCCCAATCTATGGCAAACAATAATCCTTTATCAAGGCAAGATAAATCACCAATTAAACCAAGATCCTTCCTGCCAATAGTTTCCATTCATGGTGGAGGATTTATAGCCTCTCCAGGGCGTGCACAAGATATTTATATCGTTGATTTAATTGGTGACCATTATTCAGTAAACAAGAAAAATAGTTCCAATGCTCTTTTCGGATTAGGTGTTAGTTTTACTGGAATTGATAATAGTCGTTTTGATCTTACCTACGGTGTAAATGCTTTTTATTTTGGACGAACAACTGTAAGTGGAGCGATCACACAAGAACAATTATTTACTAATCTTGCCTATAGTTATTCTGTAACTAATATACCAATATATGCTTCTGTAAAAGGTATCATGAAGAATTCTCGAAACGATAATTTCAATTTGACTTTGGATATTGGTTTTGGCCCAAATTTCATGAGCACAAACAATTTTAATGAACAATCACTAGATGGTGGCATCACAATTCCTAACAATATTTTTGTAGGGCGTGAGATAACTAATTTTAGTGCTATGGCAGGAATAGGCATTAGAATTAGTGATGTCTTCAATCTGATACCTATTGAATGTGGATATCGTTTCTTTTACTTGGGCAAGGGCAATTTCAATTCATTCAATAACCAGATAATCAATACTCTAAATACGAGCGATAATTATGCTAACGCCTTAATATGTACTTTGGTTATTTAATATTTAAGAGCATTTTGCCAAGAAAAAGTTCACTAATATAAAATAAATGGACGACATGAATAAGTCAGCTACTAATTTTGGGTTCTAAAGATTAAGAGTTGATTTGGAAATTGACCATCCGTTAAAATTCAAAAAAGGTTGCTTGTGATTAGCCATGAATGGAAATATTGTCGGCAATCGCCTTTTCATAGTTTTCCTTTCTTTTCCGCATTGTTTTATTTTATTGTTTTACTCTATTTAAGACTGGTTCTGTGTATTAGAATAGTCGCCGGACTGCCATTTAAATCGGTTACTGTTGGCTTTTGGTAATCCAGTGACTCATTTTTATTATGCAAGGAGCCCTTATGAAGAGTCGTTTCTTTATCTCTATGGCAATAGCAAGTTTTCTGAGTGGGTACACTTTAGCGGGAACCATGGGCTCACCTTCTAAAGGATGGGCTTGGGTAGGTTCTATTAGTGCAGGTCCTATCTGGGCAAGAGGTGGTGAGATTCAAACGTTTTTTCTTGCGCCGGAAATTGAAAAAACGTATGTGGCTAGAAAAGCAACAAATACCCTCGCTAACGGCGAGCTTTTTATTGGGATACAAAAAATATTATTTTCCCAATGGTTGGCTCAGTTGGGTTTGGCTGTTGCAACCACTGACAATAGCAAACTGCAGGGTGTTATTTGGGATGATGCGGACCCACAGTTTGATAACCACAGCTACCAATACAAAGTTCGGCATAGCCGGATTACTGCGAAAGGAAAGCTTCTTCTTGATAAGAGATATTGGCTCATACCCTGGGTGAGCGGAAGTTTGGGGGTTGGCTTTAATCGCGCCTATGATTTTTCGAATACGCCACTAATTTTTGAAGCACTTTCCAATCCCAATTTCAACAACCATACTCAAATTGCATTCACGTACACTTTAGGCGTTGGTGTACAAAAAGCATTTAACGAACATTGGCAAGTGGGCATAGGCTACGAATTGGTTGACTGGGGTAAAAGTGAGCTGGATAGAGCTGCAGGACAGACTATGAATTCAGGATTGAAGCTTAATCACTTCTATACCCATGGTGTTTTATTAAACCTCACTTATGTTGTCTAAGGATACTCAAGATGAAAAGAAATAGAAGGACCTCTCCCCATAAAATATGGTTTGGTATTTTATCTGGATTCATAATATCAACAGTACAGGCTAGCAGCCCCGTGTGGACGTTTGAACCGCTTACTGCCACTAGCGTTGCTGTACCTGCCAATAGTACTGCTACAGTCGAATACCGGGTGACTAATCAATCGACTAATCCACACACCCTAGTTATGCAACCTATCAAAAGTATTGTACAAATTACTACAGGATTAGGCGTTTGCG
Above is a genomic segment from Legionella pneumophila subsp. pascullei containing:
- a CDS encoding outer membrane protein yields the protein MKSRFFISMAIASFLSGYTLAGTMGSPSKGWAWVGSISAGPIWARGGEIQTFFLAPEIEKTYVARKATNTLANGELFIGIQKILFSQWLAQLGLAVATTDNSKLQGVIWDDADPQFDNHSYQYKVRHSRITAKGKLLLDKRYWLIPWVSGSLGVGFNRAYDFSNTPLIFEALSNPNFNNHTQIAFTYTLGVGVQKAFNEHWQVGIGYELVDWGKSELDRAAGQTMNSGLKLNHFYTHGVLLNLTYVV